A stretch of the bacterium genome encodes the following:
- a CDS encoding FtsQ-type POTRA domain-containing protein, translating into MSVERGPRRGWRRALRLLVLSLLPLLLLALLAGSILWVRRGETFQLRAHVIRGACLADSARLAEVLDGRRGTPLVQLDLDLLKAELAGDPWITGLRVVKRWPDAVEVEVSEDEALAWAIRDGRVRILSTGGRLLPLPRSGVALDLPVLAVPADEWLAAAAGLVELKHAFPALYAQVARLEWGQHPVLRLEKAPPRVMLNAGQWRHGLSLLSIVAATRPDLLQRDGELDLRFVNQVVWRKGHV; encoded by the coding sequence ATGTCCGTTGAACGTGGTCCCCGCCGGGGATGGCGGCGCGCCCTGCGCCTCCTCGTCCTGTCGCTGCTGCCGCTGCTGCTGCTGGCACTGCTGGCGGGATCGATCCTCTGGGTGCGCCGGGGCGAGACCTTCCAGCTGCGCGCCCACGTCATCCGTGGCGCCTGCCTGGCGGACAGCGCGCGCCTGGCGGAGGTCCTCGACGGACGCCGGGGCACGCCCCTGGTCCAGCTGGACCTGGATCTGCTCAAGGCGGAGCTGGCGGGGGACCCCTGGATCACGGGGCTGCGCGTGGTCAAGCGCTGGCCGGACGCCGTGGAGGTGGAGGTGTCCGAGGACGAGGCGCTGGCCTGGGCCATCCGCGACGGCCGGGTGCGGATCCTGAGCACCGGCGGGCGCCTGCTGCCCCTGCCTCGCTCCGGCGTGGCCCTGGACCTGCCCGTGCTGGCCGTCCCCGCCGACGAATGGCTGGCGGCGGCCGCCGGACTGGTGGAGCTGAAGCATGCCTTCCCCGCCCTCTATGCCCAGGTTGCCCGCCTGGAGTGGGGCCAGCACCCGGTCCTGCGGCTGGAGAAGGCCCCGCCGCGCGTCATGTTGAACGCCGGGCAATGGCGGCACGGTCTCTCGTTGCTGAGCATCGTCGCCGCCACGCGCCCGGACCTGCTCCAGCGCGATGGCGAGCTGGATCTGCGCTTCGTCAATCAGGTGGTATGGAGGAAGGGCCATGTCTGA